GGGATCATAACAGAATCTTACACTATGAACAAACAGCGTAAAATGTTTTGACTATGGGAAGATATTAATAAAATTATTACAATAGGTTAGCGACTACTCAACCATCAAGGATCGTTTTGCCGAGTTCAGGAGGTCTGAACTAAACCATTCAGCATTATCCGGATACTCAGATTTTTAAAGGCCATTTTTAACATACATATTTCTCCTTATTTCATAAAACATTTATATCCTTAAGCCTTTCACAGCCAATATAATTATGTGACCAATCACTGTTAATTGTCGGCTTACAGAAATCGTAATAAATACCATAAAGGTAGTATTTTCACATGTCTGCAGCCTGCCTGATAGATTGCCGGTTAAGTTGATATGGTTGATAGGATACCTGCCACATTTATATGAACTAATCATGCTTAAAGGATATTATACTATTGCAAAAATTAGTAAATACCTATGGTCTGGTATTTTTGTTGTCCGGCAATACCGTTAACACGGTATTTTAATGTCTACATATTTACAACTAAGAATCATTACTATAAGATGTCGTCTGTTAAAGATAATCTTGCTGATCGCTAAATATCTTATATATTTTATATGGCTATAAACATACTGATAGTAGATGACCACGTCCTTTTTCGTCATGGATTAAAACGTGTTCTGGAAATGGAAGGTGGTTTTGCTGTGGTGGGCGAGGCATCGGATGGGAACGAGGCCGTTCAGAAAGCAAGAGCGTTGCATCCTAATATAATACTGATGGATATCTCAATGCCTAATTCCAATGGGATAGAGGCCACCAAGAAGATTAAGCAAATCCTTCCTTCTACAGCCATCATTTTACTTACAATGCATGAAGACCCTTTCCTTCAGCAGGAGGCCATGAAAATAGGTGCATCAGGATACATACTGAAAAGGGCTTCCTACACAGAACTTTTCATCACTATAAAAAAGGTACACATAGACCATACAAATATCAGCCCTCTGCACGAAAAGCTGGATATTACTTTAAAACCAACGACTCCTTGTAACAGTCTAACGGTGCGTGAGAAGGAGATATTCAGAATG
This genomic window from Nitrospirota bacterium contains:
- a CDS encoding response regulator transcription factor, which translates into the protein MAINILIVDDHVLFRHGLKRVLEMEGGFAVVGEASDGNEAVQKARALHPNIILMDISMPNSNGIEATKKIKQILPSTAIILLTMHEDPFLQQEAMKIGASGYILKRASYTELFITIKKVHIDHTNISPLHEKLDITLKPTTPCNSLTVREKEIFRMLAGGMVNKEISEHLCISIYTVETHRKNIMKKLNLHSLSDIIKYAMAHGLIQQ